A region of Terriglobia bacterium DNA encodes the following proteins:
- a CDS encoding YncE family protein has translation MTRRLVILVCAAMFLVTCIALAQTFKVEKFDIKGDGGTDYIAAEPGTGHVFVSRATHMMVIDGPTGKVLGDIPNTPGVHGAGIAPKSGHGFTTDGGDSTVTMFDLKTFAVIKQIKVDTGGLDGIMYDQPDDKIILTNHSRPIGTLVALDPKTGDIAGKAELEDNAPEGAAADGKGHIYVNNEGKSTIQVIDTKTWKATASWPLAPCKGPTGIAYDKATNRIFSGCSNTSVVVDASTGKIVATIKNGTRVDALGWDPGKKLIYIPNGGEGNVTVVHQDSADKYTVVDTVATFAGAKTITVDPKSHNVYLFQPERGTAPAPPAGAAPAEGRGRGRGPQGPIVAGWFIVIKQ, from the coding sequence ATGACAAGACGCTTGGTGATTCTGGTATGCGCGGCGATGTTTCTGGTGACCTGTATCGCATTGGCTCAGACGTTCAAGGTTGAAAAGTTCGATATCAAAGGAGACGGCGGCACAGACTACATTGCCGCTGAGCCGGGGACGGGCCATGTGTTCGTTTCACGAGCCACGCACATGATGGTTATCGATGGTCCGACGGGCAAGGTGCTCGGTGACATCCCGAACACGCCGGGTGTGCACGGCGCGGGAATCGCGCCGAAGTCCGGCCACGGCTTCACGACCGACGGCGGCGATTCGACGGTCACGATGTTCGATTTGAAAACGTTCGCCGTGATCAAACAGATCAAGGTGGACACAGGCGGACTCGACGGCATCATGTACGACCAGCCGGACGACAAGATCATCCTGACGAACCACAGCCGGCCGATCGGCACGCTCGTGGCGCTCGATCCGAAAACCGGTGATATCGCCGGCAAGGCCGAGCTCGAAGACAATGCGCCTGAAGGCGCCGCAGCCGACGGGAAGGGCCATATCTACGTCAACAACGAGGGCAAGAGCACGATCCAGGTGATCGATACCAAAACGTGGAAGGCAACGGCATCCTGGCCGCTCGCTCCCTGCAAAGGCCCGACGGGCATCGCGTACGACAAAGCGACGAACCGCATCTTCTCAGGCTGCAGCAACACTTCGGTCGTCGTCGATGCGAGCACCGGCAAGATCGTCGCAACCATCAAGAACGGCACGCGCGTGGACGCGTTGGGATGGGATCCGGGGAAGAAACTGATCTACATTCCGAATGGCGGCGAAGGCAACGTCACCGTCGTGCATCAGGACTCGGCCGACAAGTACACGGTCGTCGATACTGTCGCTACGTTCGCGGGCGCAAAGACGATCACAGTCGATCCGAAATCGCACAATGTGTATCTCTTCCAGCCCGAACGCGGCACGGCTCCGGCGCCGCCGGCCGGCGCAGCTCCTGCTGAGGGACGAGGACGCGGGCGCGGACCGCAAGGCCCGATCGTGGCCGGCTGGTTTATCGTCATCAAGCAGTAA
- a CDS encoding phosphatase PAP2 family protein, translating to NGSDSMSFPSGHSMEAFALAAVLSKEYHDKPLVVWGSYGFAAAIGLARVGALEHFPTDVVAGAVIGELIGRYVVNHHAHLADDAQ from the coding sequence TAACGGATCGGATTCCATGTCGTTCCCGTCCGGTCATTCGATGGAGGCCTTCGCTCTCGCCGCCGTACTCTCGAAGGAATACCATGACAAACCCCTGGTTGTGTGGGGTTCCTACGGATTTGCAGCCGCCATTGGGCTCGCTCGCGTTGGTGCTCTGGAGCACTTTCCGACCGATGTCGTGGCCGGTGCCGTAATTGGTGAATTGATCGGCCGTTACGTCGTCAACCATCACGCTCATCTAGCCGACGACGCGCAGTAA